The stretch of DNA TGATGGAGGCGGTAGACTGCATACGGCAGTATGCTGAGTTCAACAGGTTCTATCTGGGTCAGGGGATACCACCATCAACATGGCTCAGTCTCTCCCGCCTGGTTCAGGAGTCAGTGGTTGGCATATCCCATGAAAATGTTGATCTTGTGATCAATATTGGAAATGTCGAGATCTACGCCGATGAATTGATGAAAAAGGTATTTGTCAATCTAATCGAGAATGCCCTTTCCCATGGCGAAAAAGTTTCAAAGATTCAGATTGGGTTTTCTGAAAATGACGAAGGAGCCATCATTCTCATCGAAGACGACGGATGTGGGATCCCGGCAGAAAACAAGTGCCGAATTTTCGAGTACGGCTTTGGGAACCATACTGGCATGGGCCTTTTCTTCAGCCGGCGGGTGCTTAATCTCTTCGGTTTTTCGATCCGCGAGACCGGCCAGGAAGGATGTGGCGCACGGTTTGAGATCAGAGTTCCTCTGGATCGGTATCGTTGCTAGATTGATTCCTGATCTTCTTTTACTATTAGATATTACGTAATTTTCAGTAAAAGCCATTCATACCATCCACAGTTTACAGAGCAGACAAAAACGTTACTTATTTTATCATATGAGAGAAAAATGGCATCAATAGTGGATAAGGTGACGATTTGATTCAATTTCAGGATTTCATGGCCGCAGTACAATCTTCGCTGGACAGGACCATTACACCCGACGGCAACCAGGGCCAGTATGAAGCCATTGAAAGTGCTCTGGATCGCTCGCTCTTTATCGTGGCCGGCCCGGGGAGCGGAAAGACGATGGTCATGGCTCTGCGGGTATTGAAACTGATTTATGTGGACAAAATTGACTCTTCAACGATCCTTGCCACCACCTTTACCAAGAAGGCGGCCGCAGAGTTGCGGTCCCGCATTCTTGGATGGGGAGATCGTTTACGTGAGGCGTTTATTGAAAACCCGGCCTACACCGACCAACTGGAGGCCCTGCAGTCGATTGATTTCAATCAGATCGTCACTGGAACCATCGACAGCATCTCTGAGAACATCCTGCAGGAGTACCGGGAGCCAGGAAGTCCGGCTCCGGTGATCATTGAGGATTTCATCGCGAATGCCATGATGGTGCGATATGGCCTCCTCAGAGGTCATCGTTACCAGAACGAGGACCTGAAACAATACCTGAAAAATCTCAGTGGTAATACTCGTGGGCTGAACACTGGGGGGATGGCAGGAATCCTGCTCGAAATCCGGGATCGGATCTGTCACGACCAGGTCGACATCGATGCCTTCTGTGAGTCAGGGGAAGATCCTGGGATCGAAGTAGCCTGCGAGGCGATCCGGGCCTATATGCGGGAACTGGAAGAGCGACTGCTCTATGACTACAGCCAACTGGAGCAGGAATTCTATCAGAAACTGCTGGATGGAGGGCTCACCGAATTTACTGATAAAATTCGCTTCGTTCTTGTGGATGAGTACCAGGATACAAACCTGCTCCAGGAACACATCTACTTTGAACTGGCCTGCCACGCCCTGCAGAATGGGGGGAGCGTCACTGTGGTCGGTGACGACGACCAGTCGATCTACCGCTTCCGCGGGGCAACTGTGGACCTCTTCACTCACTTCCCTGCACGGATCCAGGAAGCGCTCGGGGTTCAACCTGCCACGATCACCCTCTCGAAAAACTACCGCTCCACCCACACTATCGTCGACTGCGTTGAGCACTATGTAGCATGCGATGAGAACTTCCAGCAGGCACGGGTGGCAGAAAAACCCGCCATCCAGCACGCGAGAATCGGAACACAGGAAAACATTCCAATCCTGGGCATGTTCCGAGAAGATATTGATACTCTGGCAGAGGACCTCTCTGCCTTTCTCCGGGATGTGGTCGACAATGGAGGGGTCGAGATCACTCAGAACGTTACGACCTATACCCTCCGTATTGATGCTGATCACGGATCCTCGGCTGATATTTGTGTCCTCTGCAGTTCACCCCAGGAAGTGAAGGCCAACGGAGATCCACGTCTGCCATATTTGCTTCGCCACTATCTACACACATCCCCCAATCCAATTGATGTCTTCAACCCGCGTGGACAACAACTCAAGGATATCCCCGAAGTACAGGCGCTCTGCGGGCTCATGCTGGAATGTATCGATCCTGGGTGCCTTGTCCAGAACGGGATACGAAACCTTCCGAACGATGCACAGGACACCTTTAGCACCTGGAGGGAAGCGGCTCACACCTATATTCAGCAGCATACCGAAAAGCATGGAGAGATAACCCTCGAAGAGTTTGTGCAGGGCTGGCAGACCAGAACCCCGCGGAAAGCCTTTGAACAGAAACGTGAAGTTCCCCTCCTCGACCTGGTATACCGGCTGGTGACGTGGATTCCTGCCATGCAGGATGATGTGGAAGGACTCGTCTATCTCGAAGTGATCACCAGAACGGTCACTCAATCTGCCGTTTTCACCAGTTTCGGCAGTGAGATCATCTTTGATGCCAACGCACCAGACCTCGAAGGAAAATCGATCAAAGATGCGATACGCGGGATCTTCATCCCCCTTGCAACTGGGGCCATCGATATCAACGAGGATCTCCTGGAAACCATCCCCAACAATCGCATTCCGATCATGTCCATCCATCAGGCGAAGGGGCTCGAGTACCCCCTGGTCATTGTGGACGTAGGGTCCGATTTCAAGACCGATCACCATACGCAGGCCTTCAAGCGCTATCCGAAAGAGGGGGGGAAGACATGCAGAATGGAGGATGAACTCCGTGCCTTCTCTCCCCTCCTGGTTCCTCAACGACCAGGAGTTGATCGAGCCTTCGACGACCTCATACGACAATATTTCGTGGCCTTCAGTCGTCCCCAGGATGTATTGCTCCTCGTCGGTCTGAACAGCGTGAAGGATGGCTACCTCACCAGGGGGAGGAGACCGAACCGTAAATTCATCCCTAACGTGGCGACAGGATGGGATCGCAACGATACTTGGCACTGGGGGCAGGGGCTGCCTAATATTGTTCATCTCTAGAAAAGAGGGAAAAATGGCACTTTCAGTGAAATCAAAACCCTATATAATTCCTGAGTACAGCCTCACTGGCGATTTGTTGAGTTATCAGGCGTGTGGATTGCAGTATCGCTACCAGAATCGGGGAGCCCTCCCGCCCTCGACACCGGTACAGCTCTGGTTTGGAGAGTTTATCCACGGTGTCATGGAGGAGGCGTACAAAACCTGGCGTGAAGATCCTATGGCGTTCCGCTTCCCTCGCGGGTGGAAAGAGGAGATCCGGGTGATAGAGATGAACGTCAACCGTCGCCTCAGGGCAAAAGGCCTCCTTCCTCCTCCCCGCCTCTTCTGCCCGTATGATGAGACGATGAGAACGCAGGGCCTCTGCCCTGACGCCAACCATCCCCACCCACTCCTGGCCAGTCAACGAGCCGAAGCTGCGATCAATACGTGGGGCCCTCACCTTTTTCCGCTCATCGACAATGCTGAGGTGAAACTTAAGGGGTGCAGGGACATGGTTGGCTACCAGTCAGGGGTCCATCGGGCACAAACCTACAGTGTTACAGGTGTCGTCGACGTCATCAGCTCGATCTCTCTGGAGAGGGCGGAGATGGGAAATCTGATCCTCCACTACATCAACACACATCCCGATATCCGGGCAATCATTGATGACCTCTCCTCGCTGAACTACGAGATCATCATCGACTACAAAGGGATGCGCCGCCCTCCCATGTACCTCAGTCCAGGTGTCCCAAACCCTACCTGGAAGGCCCATGAATGGCAGGTGCTCACCTATGCTTGGTTGCGCTCCCACCAGAAAGATGCCCATCGACCGGTTGCAGGAATCATTTTCTATCTAAACGAATTGATCCCTTCAGCAGACGACATCGGTGATCTCAAAAAGGAGGTAAAGGACAGATTGACCGATATATCGCCGACAAGTCGAGTGGATAAACAGGCGCTGGAGCAGTGGAGGAAGGGATCGAAAAAGAGTGTTCTCTCTGCGAACTTGCGCGAACAGCGATCCATACGCCTGATTCCCATCACCGAAGAGAGTCAACAGCAGAGTCTTCAGGCGTTTGACGGCGTCGTTCTAGAGATCGAAGACTCTATCGCTCGGGAGATGAGGTGTGGATCGATCCGGGAGTGCTGGAGGCAAAATCCTCAGGAGAAAACCTGTACGGCATGCGACTTCAAGCTCTATTGTCCGGCCGTTCAGGGGAAGTATCGGGTGAGCCTACCATAACATGGGCCGCGTTTTTCAGGTCACTGCCCCGGTCGAACCGATCGGGGCAGAACAGGTGGTTACTCTTCGCTCTGGCCCTGATCAGATGGGCCTACCCTCTACATCAAAACACTGAAAATCCCTACTGACAGCAGCAATGTACTCCCCGGCCTGTTTAATGCCGATGAAAAATCTCTTCCCCTTCCAGTTATTGGCCCCGCAGTCTGCACAGTGCCCGTCCAGCCTCTTTCCTCACCCCCGGATCAGGGTCACGCTGCAGTTTCATCAGGTCAAATCTGGCCCTCGGATCCCCGATCAAACCGAGGGCTCGTGCCGCCCGCTCACGGATATCCTGGTCTTGGTCCTTTAAGAGGCTGATCAGGGGATCGATCGCTGCCGGTCCTTGCTGAACAAGAGAGGTAACCGCTCTGTCACGCTCTGCCCGCTTCTGGTTTTGCTTCAGTGATAAAATTAAAAAGTCTAAATTGCTTTGATTCGCACAATTCAAGATCGGATCGGGGCAAGGGAGGACGTCTGGTTTGTGACTGCCAGATGGATAAGACTTGGTTTTCTCGACAGCCGCCCCTCCATACCGCCCGATCAACTCCCTGATCCTTTTTGGCTCCCTCCCGGCAATGACCAGCAGCCAGCGCTGGCTCGGTATCTCCAGCATCTGTTCGTCCCTGTACGCCGACCTGAGCACCCGGGCCCATCTCTCATCGGTGAGGGGGCCGGTCATCCCCTCCAGGAGCCCGACCAGCCGCGCCCGCGCCTCCGGCAGGATAGAATCGACGATATTTCTGACCTTGATCACGCCGAAGTCGTCGGTCGTCAGGCCGTCATGGCTGGCATAATACGTCCTGACCGCCTCCTCGGACTCCCGCTCAAACGCGGAGAACACACCTGACTCATCAGAGACCTCCTCCGTGATCGGGATACCCATCTTCAGGGCCACATCGGTGATCCATGCGAGGTCGTTCTGGTAGGATAACGAGTCCTCGGAGATGATATACTGGCGGGGAACGGCCACAAAGTGGTGGAAGACCGGCTTTTTGCCCGGCCTGTTCCGCAAGATCCTGCCCAGGCGCTGGATGAGCTGAAGTTTTGTCTTGGACGAGGCTACGTTGATCCCGACCTCTGCATCCGGTATATCGACACCCTCGTCGAGCATCTTCGGAGCGATCAGGACACCGATTTGGGCTGCCCTGAACGCCTGGAGCGACTGCTTCACCTCCTGGTCCTTGAGGTCCGAATGAACGATGAACGCCGGCACCGTCCCAGAGATACGCTCATAGATTCGCTCGCAGGTTGCAATATCCATCGCAAACAGCACGCACTTCTTCGTCCCGGCCAACTCCCGCACCAGGGCGACTGCACTCTCGAGTTTCGGCGACGACCGGTGGATCACCAGACGCCGTTTATTTATGAGACCGCGCATCTGGAGCCACTCCACCGGAATATCGACACTGCGGTACCGGAGGTCTGTCATCAGGCTGAAAAAGTCCCCCAGGTTCTCAAACCGTTCAAACCGGTTCCTCGACAATACCCTGATCCGCTCTTTCTGGGTGGCGTTGATGTAATTCAGGAGTTTTCTGATGCTCTCGGTGATCGACGCGAACTCGACCTCCTCTGCAATATCCAGGAACGTCTTGTGGATCGTCAGGTTAAACTCAGGGACGATCCCGTCCCGTCGTGCATTGGCCAGCGTATAGGTGAATATTGTATTCCCGAGATAGCGGTCCAGCACATTCGAACGTTCCCGCCCCTCCACCGTCGCCGACAGCCCCATCCTCCACTGGCAGGGAACGGTGAGGGCGTTTCGAAACTTCAGGCCAGCCCCGTGGTGGACCTCGTCGACGATGAGGAGTTCTGTGCCGTACTCCCCTGGATCTTTCATCACCATCTGGAAGGTGTTGAACGAGATCTCGAACTTCCCTTTATACGAGACCGGCACCGTATAATCCTCGTCCGGGTCGCCCAGGAACCCCAGTTTTTCGATCGCCTCCCGCCGCCACTGGTTCAGGATTGCCCGCGAATGGCAGAGCACCAGCACCTTCAGCGAGTGATGTATTTTAAAAAGATGATAGGCCGTTGCAAGGCCGACAAGGGTCTTACCGGTCGCTGTGGCCATTTCCAGCACCCCTTTCCCGCCGACACCGAGCCAGGAGTCCCGGGCCTGGACCTGGTGTTTCCACAGGGAAAGAAGAACTTCAGGTGTTTCGGCGATCTCGCGGATGGCTTCGTCGGAAGATGGCCAGGCTTTGTTGAACAACTCCCATTTGCCGGATTTTTTCAGACCGAGATAAAACTCCATGGCAAAGAGCGAACTTCCCACACAAAAGAGATGGACACTCTCTTCGATCTCTGATGGCGACAATGCGATTTTAACGGCGATTTTTTTGAGGATCTGGATCTTTTGGATCTCAGGGTAGGTATGGAGGGCGGTTACCAGGTGTTTCCGGAATTCTGAAAATTCAGCCCAGGAATAGTGCGAATCAGATCCTTCTATGAACCGCTCTGAAAGGACGGCCGCAGATTTCTGTGCGACATACTCCTCCAGGTTCTGGTAGGCAGGCCCATAGACGTCGAGCTGGGAAACAAACAGGGTGTGATGAAAATTGCGGTTGTGGTATTCGTTATCGTAATGGTTGAGGAGTTCCTCATCGGCCAGGCTCAGGGCGACCGGGATAGGCTGCGGGTCGAGTTTTTGCTGCCTGAAATACTCAAAGGTAAAACACTCCGGGTGCTCAAGATATTCCAGTTCAAATGCCGAGAGATGTTTCATGTGCGCTCTCCATGAAATCAGGGGTCAGGACATGCTTTGTTATCTCTTCACGATTAATGCTGTTTTCGGTATTGTTCTCGTGCATCTGGGTCTGAAAGATAATAGGTGGTGTTATGCCGGGCATATGAACTGAAATAGGGAAAAATAGAGAAGAATCTCACTTCTTCCGATACACATTCACCCCGATCTTCACCTCCTCCCTCCCCGGCACCGAAACATTCCCATCCGTCGAAGCGATCGTGATCGACTTCCCTGACTTCGACGCCCCGAACTCCTGCGAGAGATCGACCGTGATCACCAGCCTATCCCCCTCCACCTTCATATCAACATTTTTCATCGTCGCACACTCCTGCAGGACCGTTCACCGGCACCCCCGATGAACCTGCCGGGACCTGGAGCACCTCCTCCACCCCCTCCCGCACCAGGATCACCCGCGTCAGCCCCCGTCTCCTGACCACGGCCAGGTCCACCAGCCTGAGGAGTTCGAGCCTCCGCAGCCGCTCGTGAAACGCCGTGTAACTCATCTGCATGCGGTCGCCGAGGCGCTCGTACACCCGCCCGGAGATCACCGGCTCCTCCTCGTCCTCCAGCCCGGCCGCCACGATCGAGTCGAGCACCGCCCGCTCCCCGGCGTCCAGGGACCGCACCGCCCGCTCCACCTGCAGGTTCAGGGAGGCCGCATACGCGGCGAGCACGTCCGCCGCCTCCACCTCCCGCCGGGCGTCCATCTCGGCCGCGAGGGCCGCCCGCCTGATCATCTCCGGCCCCACCCTGAGGTCCCCGCAGGCGTGCGTCCGCTCCACCAGGAGGTCGAGCACGGCCGGGGGCACGACGCCGGGGTACAGCCCGGCCCGGATCCGGTCGGCGAGGATCCCCCTGATCTCCTCGGGCGTGTACAGGGGGAAATAGACCTCGGAGGCCTGGAGCACCGAGCGCGTCGCCGGGTCCAGGCAGCGGACCAGGTCGACGTCCACGTCCGAGACGACCAGCATCACCCCGGCCCGCGTCCCGGGATAGCCCTCGTGCATCCTGAGGATCCCGGCGAGCAGGTCGTTCAACACGTTGTCCGGGAGGAGATACCCGGCATCGTCCAGGCAGACGACGAGCACCGCACCCCGGGCGGTCAGTTCGCCGGCGATCCGGCCCATGAGCCGCCTGAGCGGGACGCCCGACCCCGGCGGCACCTGGCCGAAGAGGGCGAGATAGACCTGGCCGAAGACTGCATAGGCCGTGCGGTGGACCTGGCAGGAGACGAGCACCGGCACGACCGCCTGCGTCGCCTCCTCCACCTCGGCGAAGATCCGGCGGACGGCCGTGGTCTTCCCGGTCCCGGGCGGCCCCCGCAGCACCGTGTTCAGGGGCGCGGACCCGCGGAGCGTCGGCCGCAGGGCGAAGGCGAGGTCTCTGATCTGGGCGTCGCGGTAGTTGAAGGTCTCAGGGAGGTGGGTGGTATCGAAGGTCCTGGAGTCCCGGAAGAGCGTCTGGTCCGCCATGAGGGGAGTACGGGTCATGGTGAAGGGGTGGTCGGGAGGAGTATATAGGGGCGGGCCGTGCGTGCGGGGTGAAAGTGAATGTGAACCCTCGCATGGGGAAGACCGCTCAGGTGGAACCGTTCCGGCACCTTTATGGGTGAGGGTATTATATTTACTCCAGCGCACGGGAGGCCCCCTCTGCCTTTTCGGAGAGTTCGCACGTTGAGAATTGTTCCGGCGCCGCGCTCCCTCCCGCCGATCTGATAGAAAAGGGACGATCATGAGATCCGGACGAATGACGGCAGGTGTCCTCCTGCTCATCGGGCTCTGCCTCCTGGCGGCGCCCGGGGGGGCGGGAGCAAACGAAAGCGGCGATACGATGTTCGACGACGAGCAGGCATTCGATATCCCGGCAGCCGCCGGCGTCGCCGGCTCTGCGACGAACGATGTCGGCATCACCTCCACCAAAGAGACTCTCATCAGGAGCAACCCCTTCGTCGTGACCGTCACCGGCGGCCCGAATACCGAATACTACCTCTACGTGAGGGACGCCGCCGTTGCGGCGAAAAAATACCCGTACATCAAGACCGGCCAGCCCTCCGTGACGATCGCCGACGCCGCCTTTGCGGGCGCCCCCGATCCCGCCGCCGACACCCTCGCCAACAGCGAGCGGGCAAAAGCCGGCGGCGCATACGTCCCCGGCACCGCGGCCGTCCTCACCACCGACGCCGAAGGAGCCCGTTACGTGGAGTTCGGCACCACCGCCAACACCACCCCCTCGACCTACTTCATCACGGTCGTTGACCCGGCCGACGCCTCGAACTTCGGCGACCTCAGGGTCACGGTGAGGGTGGGGGATGTCACCATCACCGCCGAGGGCGCGGGCACCTACTACATGGGCGATAGGATCAAACTCTCCGGCACCAACACCGACAGCAACGACGTCTACCTCTTCATGACCGGTCCGAACCTCGGCGATGGGGCGGGCGTGGAACTGGACGACCTTTCGGCCTGGGCCTCGGCCGGCAACTACGTCCGG from Methanofollis liminatans DSM 4140 encodes:
- a CDS encoding DEAD/DEAH box helicase codes for the protein MIQFQDFMAAVQSSLDRTITPDGNQGQYEAIESALDRSLFIVAGPGSGKTMVMALRVLKLIYVDKIDSSTILATTFTKKAAAELRSRILGWGDRLREAFIENPAYTDQLEALQSIDFNQIVTGTIDSISENILQEYREPGSPAPVIIEDFIANAMMVRYGLLRGHRYQNEDLKQYLKNLSGNTRGLNTGGMAGILLEIRDRICHDQVDIDAFCESGEDPGIEVACEAIRAYMRELEERLLYDYSQLEQEFYQKLLDGGLTEFTDKIRFVLVDEYQDTNLLQEHIYFELACHALQNGGSVTVVGDDDQSIYRFRGATVDLFTHFPARIQEALGVQPATITLSKNYRSTHTIVDCVEHYVACDENFQQARVAEKPAIQHARIGTQENIPILGMFREDIDTLAEDLSAFLRDVVDNGGVEITQNVTTYTLRIDADHGSSADICVLCSSPQEVKANGDPRLPYLLRHYLHTSPNPIDVFNPRGQQLKDIPEVQALCGLMLECIDPGCLVQNGIRNLPNDAQDTFSTWREAAHTYIQQHTEKHGEITLEEFVQGWQTRTPRKAFEQKREVPLLDLVYRLVTWIPAMQDDVEGLVYLEVITRTVTQSAVFTSFGSEIIFDANAPDLEGKSIKDAIRGIFIPLATGAIDINEDLLETIPNNRIPIMSIHQAKGLEYPLVIVDVGSDFKTDHHTQAFKRYPKEGGKTCRMEDELRAFSPLLVPQRPGVDRAFDDLIRQYFVAFSRPQDVLLLVGLNSVKDGYLTRGRRPNRKFIPNVATGWDRNDTWHWGQGLPNIVHL
- a CDS encoding sensor histidine kinase, with product MKKNLINQMDEDSDPGNWGEDESYQNHPVFSGSPDKIPSQEEFERLESALQKTTLMTGMTIHDILNKISVIYGYQALIGRQMPNHGDFRRHYEIMMEAVDCIRQYAEFNRFYLGQGIPPSTWLSLSRLVQESVVGISHENVDLVINIGNVEIYADELMKKVFVNLIENALSHGEKVSKIQIGFSENDEGAIILIEDDGCGIPAENKCRIFEYGFGNHTGMGLFFSRRVLNLFGFSIRETGQEGCGARFEIRVPLDRYRC
- a CDS encoding DEAD/DEAH box helicase family protein, producing the protein MKHLSAFELEYLEHPECFTFEYFRQQKLDPQPIPVALSLADEELLNHYDNEYHNRNFHHTLFVSQLDVYGPAYQNLEEYVAQKSAAVLSERFIEGSDSHYSWAEFSEFRKHLVTALHTYPEIQKIQILKKIAVKIALSPSEIEESVHLFCVGSSLFAMEFYLGLKKSGKWELFNKAWPSSDEAIREIAETPEVLLSLWKHQVQARDSWLGVGGKGVLEMATATGKTLVGLATAYHLFKIHHSLKVLVLCHSRAILNQWRREAIEKLGFLGDPDEDYTVPVSYKGKFEISFNTFQMVMKDPGEYGTELLIVDEVHHGAGLKFRNALTVPCQWRMGLSATVEGRERSNVLDRYLGNTIFTYTLANARRDGIVPEFNLTIHKTFLDIAEEVEFASITESIRKLLNYINATQKERIRVLSRNRFERFENLGDFFSLMTDLRYRSVDIPVEWLQMRGLINKRRLVIHRSSPKLESAVALVRELAGTKKCVLFAMDIATCERIYERISGTVPAFIVHSDLKDQEVKQSLQAFRAAQIGVLIAPKMLDEGVDIPDAEVGINVASSKTKLQLIQRLGRILRNRPGKKPVFHHFVAVPRQYIISEDSLSYQNDLAWITDVALKMGIPITEEVSDESGVFSAFERESEEAVRTYYASHDGLTTDDFGVIKVRNIVDSILPEARARLVGLLEGMTGPLTDERWARVLRSAYRDEQMLEIPSQRWLLVIAGREPKRIRELIGRYGGAAVEKTKSYPSGSHKPDVLPCPDPILNCANQSNLDFLILSLKQNQKRAERDRAVTSLVQQGPAAIDPLISLLKDQDQDIRERAARALGLIGDPRARFDLMKLQRDPDPGVRKEAGRALCRLRGQ
- a CDS encoding ORC1-type DNA replication protein → MTRTPLMADQTLFRDSRTFDTTHLPETFNYRDAQIRDLAFALRPTLRGSAPLNTVLRGPPGTGKTTAVRRIFAEVEEATQAVVPVLVSCQVHRTAYAVFGQVYLALFGQVPPGSGVPLRRLMGRIAGELTARGAVLVVCLDDAGYLLPDNVLNDLLAGILRMHEGYPGTRAGVMLVVSDVDVDLVRCLDPATRSVLQASEVYFPLYTPEEIRGILADRIRAGLYPGVVPPAVLDLLVERTHACGDLRVGPEMIRRAALAAEMDARREVEAADVLAAYAASLNLQVERAVRSLDAGERAVLDSIVAAGLEDEEEPVISGRVYERLGDRMQMSYTAFHERLRRLELLRLVDLAVVRRRGLTRVILVREGVEEVLQVPAGSSGVPVNGPAGVCDDEKC
- a CDS encoding PD-(D/E)XK nuclease family protein, whose amino-acid sequence is MALSVKSKPYIIPEYSLTGDLLSYQACGLQYRYQNRGALPPSTPVQLWFGEFIHGVMEEAYKTWREDPMAFRFPRGWKEEIRVIEMNVNRRLRAKGLLPPPRLFCPYDETMRTQGLCPDANHPHPLLASQRAEAAINTWGPHLFPLIDNAEVKLKGCRDMVGYQSGVHRAQTYSVTGVVDVISSISLERAEMGNLILHYINTHPDIRAIIDDLSSLNYEIIIDYKGMRRPPMYLSPGVPNPTWKAHEWQVLTYAWLRSHQKDAHRPVAGIIFYLNELIPSADDIGDLKKEVKDRLTDISPTSRVDKQALEQWRKGSKKSVLSANLREQRSIRLIPITEESQQQSLQAFDGVVLEIEDSIAREMRCGSIRECWRQNPQEKTCTACDFKLYCPAVQGKYRVSLP